The Hemiscyllium ocellatum isolate sHemOce1 chromosome 27 unlocalized genomic scaffold, sHemOce1.pat.X.cur. SUPER_27_unloc_4, whole genome shotgun sequence DNA window AGGTCAATTTCGGTCATTTGCAATTTCCCTGTATAAACAGTAGTTGAATAATTACTCATGTTCAATGTCATTCTGCAGATTCCAGTACCCCGATATCTCAGAGACCGCTTGTTCAAACCTCTCCTGCTGGTGACAACGTTACTCTAACTTGTAAGTATTCAGGATCCTGTCAGTACACAGTTTACTGGTACAGTCAGTCCCCAGGACAGGCTCCGAAATATCTCCTTCAGAGAGACACTACAGGAGAAGCGAAGAAAGAAAATGCTGCTGGACTACGAATTTCGGAATCTTTTGATCCACAGGCAAAAATCAGTCGGTTAATGATCTCTCGAATACAACTAAGTGATTCTGCTGTTTATTACTGTGCAAGGAGTCGGCAGTCAGCACGCACACTGATTCAGGGTACAGAGAGAGCCGTACAAAATCTTGAGCATAGGGGGATTACCGACACAGTGATGCACAGCTGGAAGAGAGCGTTCAAAAACCTGAACATGTTAGGATTATAGACACACAATGAGGCAGAGCACGGAGAGACACGTACAAAAAGCCAGAACATGGTGCTGTTGCCGACACACTGATGCAGATTACTGAATGTGTTTTACCAGAACTTGAATAAGGTGAAGATTACAGAAATAGTGACACAGAAATAGCTGTACAAAATCATGTCTGCAGAGGTTTTTAGAGCTGGACTCGGAATccaggtttgggggtggggtgtgaagAATGGTTTGTAACCAAAATCTCCATGGTTAAACAGCATATATTGTCACCAATGCCCTATTTATTGAGGAAACATCCAATTAATGGAAATAATTATGGCTTTCATGTTAACCCGTGTTTATATGTAACACACTGTTATTGGAAACTGAACCAGTAAAGAGGGAGCATTGCATTTTGCACAAAAGATGTGTAATATGAACAGTTTCATTAATAACTTGAGTATTCGAATTGGAAAAGTATGGAACAGGAAATGCGTTTTGGACGTTTAAGGTTTCTGAGCTTAATTGTTTTCCACCTTTATGCTGAGGGTTGAGATGCATAGTCGATTAACATTCCTGTATTGTGCGATTTCATAACTTTAGTTTTCACTTCCGAGttttattaaagaaagtgaatCCAAATCAACATTTCCACATCAGTGAGATATTTAATTTCCAATACCATGTTTCCAGAAGGATCCAGCTACGTTTTATTGCTGCACTGCGGAAGTTCTCACTAAAAATGCAACTTCATTTAAATTGAACATCGAATGCCAGATATCAATAATCCTGACAGAATAATACTTTAGGTAATGTTCTTTTAGTCTTTCTATAATTTCGGTGCATTCGGCCATGTGAGACTCGTCTTTATTAAATTAATTAGAATTTTCACAGTCTATTTCATTGTATTTCTGCAATTACTTTGTTCTGCTTGTGGTTTGCGCAACCGTTGGAGCTTGTGCCAAAGTATCTCAGATGTCAGTTGGTTTCAGTTTCTGCAGGTTCTGTTGTGGTTTTACTGTTACTCAGTGGGAACGACCTCTTCAATGTCTCAGACAATGTTCGCTCCCTCCAGTCCGTTGtttaattttctccaatagtctcTGGGTTTAGTTTTCATTGAACTTCATATTAAACACGATTTTCAGAGCAGCCCCGGGATATTTGCTTAATTTGCCAGTGCCAGAGTTTGCTCATCACAGAAGCTTCTCTCTGCTCTACATATAACGATATATAAACAGTTGGAGGCATGTACACCTTTATTCCTTTCTGCAACCTGTCTTTTGTCCCTGTTCCATCCACTCCATATATCAGTAGCTCTATTCTGTTGTAATGCCTTTTCACATGAGTACATTTTGATCTCTGTTTGTTCTTTCAGCAGATCTTAATATATTTTATCTCATGATCGTGGAGTCACACACAAGAGCGATTTTCTGAATTTATTTCATCGTACCAGTTAAATTATTTCTGTTCAGTCAACTCCTGTCTTCAAGTGTTCCGAAGAAGGGAGCTACAGCCTGATCAAACTCTTTCAATTGAAATTAACTGTTGCTGGACCCTTTTTCAGCTGGAGAATATGCCAACGCTGATCATGCACAAGGACAAAAATAGAAACATGGAAAGATATTCTGACCTTGACTCTGCACTGACATTTCCTATGACAGTGATTGATCTTCTCATTGATAATGGAATATGCCTACTTGCCTTGTTGAGTAAAGCTTCAATAAGATTGAATAAACGCGGCATAATCAAATCAAAAGAGCCAGCTTATTCTGCCCTGCATGTAGGAAAATTCACTCTCTACATAAACATGACTCAATTGCAGAGGTATGGCAGGTTTACTGCAGAAATATGGAAAATTGCAAAAACTGAGCTTCTGTTAGTGTCTGATTAGAACTTGATTAGTCAGGGAAAAAAACCTGAAGTTTGTAATTATGAATGTACCTCTGTCTCAGACAATTAacatttctcatttttattttgttaatgTCTGCCACCATAATGCTTGTCTCTCTCAGTATTTCCCAGTTACTTAATATCATGTACTAGCTTGAAATATTACGTACTTACCATTATTTATAGGAGCTTATACGAATGCCAATGGTTGaaagaaatgtgtgtgtgtgtgtgtgtgtgtgtttgcgtgtgtgtgtgtttgtgagtctgTATGCGCGCACGCGCTGTTCTTATCACTGTTTCACGCAGCCATGATTGCCATTGGATCAGTCCATAAGACATTGATACAGATGCACAAGATCCTATAAATTGTTTTGTAACAATTGATCAAATTGCAATGATTACTAAATCTGCTCCAGTCTCCGTTTCCGTCATATTTTACATCTTCCCAGGTTATTGCTGAAATTGTCCACCTTCAAACGCTTCATCAACAAGTACTATGATAGCTGTGTCATGGCTTATGCTTAACTTCGCTTTGTCATTTCTATCACTTTTGCAGATATGCTACTCCCTGTCTCAGTTTACAATAAGCTGCATCATGTCTCTCTTTGTATAAAACTAGACTCTACCTGTGTTGTTCTTTCTTTTGGTTGTTCCAATGGCATTATACAAACACGTGTTACTTACTCGATTCGACGATGTCTGCATTCATATTGTCCCTCGACATATCTCTATTGTTGCTGCAATTTTATATTTTCTGGTGGTGTTACGTCTGGACAGTGAACACTGCAATTGGCTTTGTCTCATTTCCTCCGGCACTAGAATATGAACCGTTGCTGCATTACATCGATCTGTTGCCAatgaaaatgacaaaatatttttaaaatagcttCCAGACACTGACTAACCTGATGATTCTCTCGTTATATCAAACATGGACGTTGGTCAACTTTTCCTGCACCAGTATGTCTGAACACGAACTTTACCACTTGGACGACCTCCAATTGTGATTGATTTCATCAATTGAAGAATTTTTCGAATTCACTCTGACCAAAATTTGCATTTAGTGGTTTCCACCACGCCCACTCTCCCtccatgttaattctgttttccatAAGTTCAATTCTAAATTTATGGAAACGCTTCAAAAGTGTTAATGGAGTAGGTTCTAAAACACATGTGAATGAACGCAAATGGTGGAGGAATTTTAAATGGTGGGCTCTTAAAATGACAAACTATCTGAGATATGCCAGAAATGAGAAACAGAAAGGAACATTTTGAGATAGGGACTCTGCCCAGTGTCTGCTGTCAGCGGATTCACTTGATAAAGACTCAACCTCATATTTTCTGAAGTGGGACGACCCCAAAAAATTGCAGCGAGCCTGTTGCGACAGGGGAATGCAGTCATTCACATTGTTGGAAGGTAGGAAGCAGTGAGGTATTTTTTTTCAGTGAACTGCAAATGAGGTGAATGTTGTAATATAATAGTCCCTCTTGAGACAACCACTCGGAATAAATCAGAGGCAATTTGAATACGTCACAAAGCAAACCTCTATAACAATAAAAATTTCCTCCAGTTTATGAGCGATGATGCATGAGCCAGTCATTTTCCCCTTCTTTATCATTTGCTGTTCCATTCTCGCGGTTACTGGTGCCCCTAATATGTCACTGATGCTCAAGAAAATTATTCTTGTCGTTTATTTCCAGAAATATGTACATTTTTTTCCTTTCCACCATTcaacagactttttttttccaaactgcAAAGCTTTCATTTGGGCAGCTTCAAGCCAGTGCATATGACATATTATGGGTTACTATGGGTGCTATGACAAAATATCACGTATTACTGGCAATTCCATTGTAATAAAAGACTTCTTAAAATTAATTTTGCATGTTGTGTACCTTCAGAAACATGTTCTATTGGACGTTGGAACATTACCTTGATGAATGACTATGAATAAACATAAATTGTAGTATTGACCAGGATTACATTCCTTTCCAATTCAGTAAAATGCGTTCCAGCATTTTAACCCATTGACGCAATAGAAGTTAATCATAGTGCAGGAAAGTACATTTTGGCACTGATCTTATGACGGTATCAGAATATGACTTCTGTTATGGTTGCACCTTAGAAATGTTTTGTAATATATACACACATTCAGTGATTAAGTGAATGGACAGTGTGTGTTTTCATAGGATATAATCAAGTATAGCGTTTCCAAAGGACAGCACCGTTGTTAATGTGGCCTTAGGAATTAATTAGAGTTTAATCCAACAGATGTCAGTGGATCTGCAAGATGTTTAAACTGTTGGCAATTTGCTACTCTGCTGTGAAGTTTCGCAGAATTTGGGTTATTGTTTTTTTAAGTACTTAATCTTAAATATTATTCACAATTATTAGAAAGTGCAATTGCAATTCGTCTCCAGCCACTTCACTACACATTTAAACGACCACAACAAATTCAGTAAATCAATCGAGATATGTGGGATATCAccaaaatatttgaagaaaggAACGTCTTAAATACGGGAACAGGAGCAGAACAACTGAGGTGAGAATTACAGTGATTTAATCTTGACTGGTCAAATCTATAACCAACTCTGTTAGAAGTATAAACTTGAGCTGTACACAGGATGCAGAATCAAAGTTGACATGAGATTTCAAACAGTTGTATGACGTTAAGGGAAAGAATGTGATGAGACTCTGTCACTTTTGAAAATTCGAAGGATGAAATTTTAAAGGGTTAGATGTCACAGGCGAGTAGCCAACGTttttgtttttcaggatgtctgGGGCTTGTTCTGCATCAGATCATGGGCCCCACATAATTCCACTTATTCTGAACTGGACAAGTCGCCAATGGAATTTACTCAGTGATGAGGGAACAATATTTACACTGAGGAATGATTGTATTGACAGATGCTTGCTGCTGCACGGGATGCCCAACACCTGTCAATTCTTGCAGATAAAGAAGACACTGGAAGTGCCACGGTGAATTTTGAAGAGAGGTAAATGTTTGTATGAGGCAGCAGTCGTTGTTTGCAGTGAGCTCAGTCATATCTTTCTCTTTCAATATCTCCCAGCCAACATGCTGGTGATCATCATGCTATCTTGAGGATGGTGTGGTCTCTCCAGGTAGATCACGGAGTATCTGTTAGCGATCACAATGACTGATGTCTTTGTCATCTCCACTGCAGCCATCTTAAAACAAATCAGCTACATTTACTTCCGGGAAAGGGTCTTGTCTACGACTCCTACAGGCACTCTCAGCATCGTGTTGGTCTGTGCCACCCGGGATTGATCGGTCTGTCTGTCATTCGACTTTCCCATCGACCAGTTTGTGCCCATCTGCTGCCAGAAGTTGAAGAGCGCAGAGTGTACGGAGAAAACTGTGTTTCTGGTCATTGGAATAGTCTGTCTCATGTGCTGCACCACGAAAATCCCATACTGATTTATCGCCGAATCCTGATATATCTTACAAGGGTCGTCGTGATTTTGCAACATCGAAGCAAATTTCTACATCTGACCAGCTTGGTAGGCTTCCTTTCGGCTTTTCCAGATCTATGCCCCTTTTCTCCTGTTTTTCGTCATTCTCATACTCAACTTCCTCAAAATACAGACCCTAGCGGCCAACAGAGCCCACAGAATGCTCCTTGGTGCTGGGAAGCAGCAAGACCCAGAGATGGCTGACCATAAGAGATCCATTATTCTGctgttctccatctctctcagctTCCTCCTCTTGTGGGCCCCTCTCGACGGACATTTCATCAAAATGCAGCTTAAAACTGAGAGCTACTTCAGTGGACAGGATTTCAGAGACCCGCAGTATATCTTCCAAGAGACGACCAACACACTTCAGTTGCTCAGTTCCTGCAACAAGATCTTCATTTATGCAATATATCAGAATTTGTTTCGAAGGGAGTTAAAAAGCATTCTGAGGCATTCCTTCGTCATCCTCACCAATTGCTTTAAACAGTCAGGTGACAAATCTATCCTCACATTGCTTCTTTCCACTGAAGGAGTTCAGTGAGTACTGCTCTGAGATGCAACTAATACAGAAACATAATGGGAAATAAGCATCAGGAGCAAAAAGAATCCAGTGCCTATTCTCCACATCTGACATTTCACCGTGATTGATCTTGAGAAAATGTGGAATGATTTAAAATTCATTATTTCTCGACAAGAGGCAAACTTGTGTTGTGTTTCCACACTCCCGCCTCTCTTGCAGCTTCCACACTCTATTGGTCTAGTGTCGTtggcatttgtttatttatttctcattttccatGTTTCAGTTCTAGATTGTACTGTTCCCGGAACTTCTTACTCACTTCCAGCCTCCCTTCATCATCTCATCATcatggggtaaatgtagcggaatgggtctgggtgggttgcgcatcggtgggtcggtgtggacttgttgggccgaagggccttttgccacactgtaagtaatctaatctaatctaaacctgcgCCTTTCATTATTACTCTGTCATCGCCTCTCGCCACTCCAGTCTCCACTTGACGTTGCCCAGCAATGGAACATGATCCTCAAGAAGGTCAAGAGCCCAGTTTGACTGTTTGAACTGTGTCCTCAGGAAGACGTATGCAATTGATTGTTTGCTCAGTGTGTTTAACCTGCTTGATTGTAAACATTTGATTCCTTAACTCTTTAACAACATCGTCAATTTATTTCCCCTGCACTTGCATCAGAAATTGGTTTTGTACTTTTATTCTATTAAACAATAACAAACTTTTGAATGAAAAGAAACTCCTCAAGAAActttgcaggtctggcagcatctgtggagagaaagctgacaTGGCATTTCGAGGGCAAGgatgcttcttcagaactgggttaGTTATGCACTCCCATAAAGGAAGACAGAAACTATATTTACTGTCAGAGTTTAACTCTAATTAATTTATACATCTAACTGACACTGATTGTCATTTTGCTCTTTAACATAAGTAAACATTCCAACTAACTCGGGTGTGCCACTGAATGGTGCATTCTGAAAGATTGAACTTTTATCGATATTGGATAACTGTGTATCAGTTCATGCAAAGCTTCTCTTTCAATTTATATCAGCTAACTGAAGGTAGTTCAAAATATTGCTTGAAAACAAATATGAagttgaaaagaaattagagttattcttcggttgtgggtaaagtggtGGTAAAAATGTTATAACACagaggatttataattatctcgAAAAGAGTAAGATGATTACAggtagtcaacactgttttgtgaagggttgggcgtgcctctcaaaccttactgagttattTAAAAAGCTGACAAAACAGGCAGATGTGAATAAAGTGGATGATGTgctttatatggattttagtaaggagtTTGATCAGTTACCGCACTGTTGGCTAGTGCACAAAATGCTAGTGCACGaatgcatgggattgagggtgatttaccttttaaatcagaaattagcaaGCTGAAAGAGGGCAGAgtgtggtggctgatgggaaatgtgcATTCTGAAGTTTAAATATTCGTGGTCTTCCGCAAGGATCTCTTTTGGAGCCACCATTTATACTTTTTTATAAATTATCGGGGTGAGTGCATAGAAGAATGCGTTATTGAATTTTCGGATGATAGCAAGtttggcagagttgtggataatgccgaAGGATATTGGCGTTTACAAGGGACAtagctaagctgcagagctgggctgagaggaggcaaataaagtttaattcggagaagtgtgaagtcattcactttgaaaggatGCACGGGAATAAAGAGTGCTGGGTTATTAGTAAGAATCTtgttagtgtggatgagcagagagatctgtgcgTCAATGCACACAAACCCTAGAAAATTGCAATTggttttgatagggttgttacaaAACGCATACGGTGTCATAGATTTGATTACTGGAAGGCTTGAGTTTCGGAACCAAGAATTCATGTTGCAAAAGTACAAAAGTCTGGTGTGGCactcttggagtattgtgtacagatctGCTCACCACTTTTTGGGATGGATGaacagtgttggaaagggttcagaggggatttgttAGGATGTTGACAGTTCCAGAGGGAAGGTTTTACgcagaaaggctgagggacttgtttttgtgagagagaataagattgagaggtgacttaattgagagacATAAGATaattcagagggttagatatgatggacagtgaaagcctaTTTCgtcggatggtgatggcgagcacgaatgcacatagcttcaaattgagggccGATAGATATCAGACAGATGGCAGACATAGCTACTTTATTCAGAGAgcagtaggggcatggaaagacctgcctgcaacagtagtagattcgccaattttaaggacatttaaataagAATTGTATAGACATACGGATGAAAATgcagaaaatgaggtctgcagatgctggatgtcaaAGTTgagaggatggtgctggaaaagcacagcaggtcagtcagcatccgagaagaaggcgaatcgacgtttttgggcattagcccttcctgatgaagggctcgttcccaacacgtcgattttcctgctcctaagatgttgcctgacatgctgtgcttttccagcaccacactctatatATGGgctgaaaatagaatagtgtaggttagatgagatACAGATTGGTTCCAGTGGTCGGCGtaacatcaaggaccgaagggcaTGTACTTCACTGTGTTCGATATTCAATGAAATGTATTTCATTCTAAGTTACCTGTAGGATGTGCTCCCGACACGAACCAAATTCTGATTAGCCATATTGTTGCAGATTATTTATCTAACAGGGGAATCCGATATTTCAAACCAACTATTCCAAAACTCCAAACTCAGTAACTGGCGATTTGGGGTCATCGATGCCGCCACATTACTTTTATTTTTCCGTTGAAATTTTGATAGACCATGATGTCGATAGCTGGGTCACATAAATTGAGACACGCTCAGCTGATTGCCATTGGAGCAGTCCATGCGTCTATGATAAATAGGCTGACCGCGCAATTAATATATGCACACGATCCTGTAAATTGTTTTGTATCAATTGATCAAATTCCAAATAGATTCATTCGAGCTGTCTGTCTGGACGTTATCAGTATCATCATAATATACAGAGCTCCCTGTGGTCTCATAGGAACAGATCAATGTCACTGCCATCACTTCTGTCTCAAAATATGAGCAGTGTGGCGAAGTAGCAGAAGCTCCATGACTTGGATCTGATATAACTGAGAAtgcataattttaaaaacttattACAGTACTAATACATTAACTCAGGATTCTGTGCAGACAAACTGCAGGTACAAACTGGTTCAGATGGCATGTCGTGCATCGGGATAAACTGGAATAACATCAGGACCAGTCAATGAACCAACATAATGGGCAACACGAAAAGACAAACGGCTTCAACTTAGTCTACCGATTTGAGACAAACATGGTCAAATTGTTAGCGGAATTACATAGTGATGCAAACTTGATATTTATGGCATACAACTTCCATCTCCAGGACACACCCCATCACCAACATACACACTCACGCACGCACACTCTTCTTGCTTCCAGTTCGAGGATAGCTGCTGCAATCTCTTCAAAAATTAGGGGCAGGGGAGAGAAGAAGACTGAGGATTTCAATGACGTGCTTAGGGCAATGATGCTTCAAGGTTTCTGTCTCAAATTGTCATGAATAGCAGGTTAAACCAGAGATCATAGTGACAGCTTAGTGTATGGACATCTGAGGGGCCAACAAACCAACTCAGGCTTGGATATCAGATTAAGTTCAGCATTTCTCATTTGTGGCAGAAAGTGGACATCCTCATTCACTCAAGTTAAAGCTTTGAGCATCAGTTTCCAGAATATGACGATACTCAGATGAATTGGATTTGGGACGTGGAATACGAGGTAAATGGAAATGCCTACGGAATCTTCTAGCACAGATAGATGTGATAGCCCTTCTTCAATACAAAAGGACATGAGTATGGAAATTAGGAGAATTTCATTAAACATCATAAGGCAAATGCCTGACAATAGCTGGAATATCATAAACAGTTTTGAACTCTCTACCTAAAGAAAGACGTATTGGCGTTTGTAGCAGACCAGAGAGGTTCCACCAGGTAGGTCTCCGAGATGGTTTATGAGGAGACACGGATCAGATCCTAACTCATCAcggttcagaagaatgagaagcgaTTTCATTGAAACACTAAAAATAATTTCTTTGTGTGCTTGACAGGCGAGAAGCAGAAGGTTCTTTTATCTTTTGGAAGAGTCGAGGACCTCTCAATCTCAGAGTAAATGGTCAGCCATCGAGATCAGAGATGACGGGGCACATATTCTCTCAGGTCGAATGAACTACTGCAATGGTCTATCATGTGGTCTGTCGCTCATACTATCAAGGCTGAGACGCACAGATTTGTACTCAGTAAGGATTCAAGGGTGATGGAGAACAgaaatgaaagtggagttgaggattgagAGATAAACCTACTTTTATTTGAATACCAGAGCAGAAAAGATGGACCTAAGGCCTACTTCTGCTGCACATTCGACTGTTTCATTGAGCTTTGCATTCACTGCTTTCAGAATTTTattctgacattctaacctgccCAATAAACAACAATAAACGACAGATCTGCTTCACAGCCATTCATTTTGATCTTATATCAGTTTAGCTGGTGGAAGTGACCACTTTACTGATATGTCTGCATGTTTCCCTCCAGCGTTTTCTTACATAAATAGCAGCTTGTCCCTCATTGTTCTTTGTTTACGATGAAGATTGAATTTGCATACcttgttattttaaaaatgagtAACATTTAAATGAATATTAATGCATAATTAAACAGTGTAGCGATCAGAAATAAGAGTCCATGTGATCATCATTAATGAGGTGCTCGGGGATGGGAGGGGGGGCCTCACTGAAAATCGACTTCATGTCAACATTCAACTCATTCATGCACTGAAGTGTCGCTCGTTACTCTGGCATGAATTGTACAAGTTCACTCCAGTTCTGTGGCTCTGCGGGTCTCAGTGAATAATAACACATGACAAAGTCTGTCCGCTGGATTTTAGTAACTTTTAGAGGTACGGTTCGAAAGGATTCATTGAGCTTTGCTGGAAAACGTTTCTCTGGAAATCCTTCCATGTATTTTCCTCTGTCCCAAAACCCCGTCGGATCCACTTGGATATTGATGGTGGCAGAACAGGTAATAAACACTGCTGATTGTCATTCTGTAATTACAGAAAAACTGAACATTATTTCGTTCATTTACTGAGTTTTCATCTGGTGATTGTGAAGCAGCGTGTCCTCGACAATCCCTATAAAAGCACATAAAGATATTAAGTTAAACAATAGCATGTTATTGTGCCTTTCCCTCCCAGAACCACTGTGATAACTTCCACACGTACATTGAGAATTAACTTAGAAAGTTGTACTGAAACATATGAAAGAAAACATGACCTACAACGACCAATTTAATTTGCTTTAATATACTCTCAGTGGGTTCTGTGGCGGCAAGTTCTCCAATGAGACAAAAATTGCAACATAAACAGATCAATTTGTCCGGACCTCGCCAAatcaaaatttgaattcagtgtgcTGGGCTCAGTCCATGAGCCGCTCTCCTTAAACTTACAACTGATACAAGTCACTTGTTTTAACAAGTTCAGGAAGGACCCAACTCTTTTGGTCACTTCACAGCAGTATCTGGACATTTCTGTGCTCTGACGACATGGAACAAATGAGACATTTGTAAGCTGAAACAACAAACATCCTTTCAATTTTCCAGTTAAGAAAGCTGCAGCGGTAACAACAAAGTAAAAATTAAACCCAAACATATTGGCAGAGAAATCATGGCGGATCTGAACCGAAAGTGGTTTTTCTGAAATGGGTATTTGTCAAGAGATGAGGTGATGCCTGACATCTATCTCCCTGCTGATTGATTTGATCTGGACAAACACACAAGGTAACATGTAATACAGTGGCAAAATCATTGTTTTGCACAAAAAAAATCTGCTCAATGGCTTTGTTCTGAAAATGGTGACGTCAGAGAAAGTGACGGTGGAATGGCATGATATTGACacataattctgctgctgttgaaatTAGTCCTTCCTCCTCATTAGAGCAACTGTTCTGAAACGTGCAAAACAGAAAGCATCGCTGGTATAACAATGTTGAAATTATTCTGCCAAATCATCGAAATGGATGTAGAACTATCCAAATGTTGGATCTTGAAACATGTTCAACCTGTTCCTTGTTTCCTCCACAAATCTCCTTTTGCTTCACTCCATCTTTCACCAATTATTCCCTCTTCTCTTCTAAACATCTTGTTACTTCAATTATATTTCTGTCAATTTGCAGATTGTTCCATTTCGTTTACAATTGTCTCTATTCATGTCTAGCTTATTTCTGCCTCCATTTCGTTTTCAGACATCCTTTCTAAATCCTCTCCTTTCTTTTACTACATCTTCATGACCTCTTTTTGCGTGCGCTATCCCCTATCCTCTTTGTTCAATTTATTTCTCGACGTCGGTTTCTCACGCCCTTTCTCTCTGCGTTTATCCATTGCAATGTTGTATTATCTCCTTAAATGCGATTGAAAGCAATCTCACTTTCAAGTTTTGTTATCTTTTTTCTCTATATTCTtgtatttctctctgtctttacGTTTCTGCATCTCTCCACCTAACTCTGTCGATCACTTTCAGTCTCCTTTAATCTGTGTGTTTAAATCATTCTCTCCCGCTGGATGCTGCATTCCTTTTTATACTCCACTGCACgatttctttctgtttcttttcttgACTCGTCTTGTATCTTTCTTTCTCCAGTTTCTATATCATTATCTCTCATTATCTTATTTAATATCAATGTATTTATCTGTCCCTCTTCGCAAAGTTCTCCACATCTATGTCCTGTGTTTGTTCTCTATCACTCGCTGTTCCTCTCCCTCAGTGTTCTCTATTCAAGATGGCAATCCACTCTTTATACACATATGTATTTATCTTCTCCCTTGGATATCTgtatttctatttttctctcttctgtTTTTGCTGTCCCTTTCTCCACTTTGCTTTAGGTCTGACTGGCCTTTTTGTTAACCACTGTTTCATATTAC harbors:
- the LOC132808244 gene encoding uncharacterized protein LOC132808244, with translation MGALLGLVLCLCLPCLFSQSVTQKPLNVSKNECESLTITCVFNAYHWYYTYRFESGTFFKQTQTATEWERISSGGRFVLSTDKAQKTFSLKIRDARVEDTATYYCKAGYWSNAHSDRHIDGSGTVVTVTPDSSTPISQRPLVQTSPAGDNVTLTCKYSGSCQYTVYWYSQSPGQAPKYLLQRDTTGEAKKENAAGLRISESFDPQAKISRLMISRIQLSDSAVYYCARSRQSARTLIQGTERAVQNLEHRGITDTVMHSWKRAFKNLNMLGL